The genomic segment TTGTCTTTGTCCGTGAGAGACCCTCGAGTGGGCGCTCAGGCCCCTCATGTCACAGCAGGGTCCCAGGGAGGTAGGCAttgagttgggggggggggtgcgtaGGAAGTGGGCCAGGTGGTAACCGGAAGCAGGTAAGAGCCTGAAGCGGTCACAGTCCAGAGGGTGGGGTCtgtgaggaggagaggagaagccAAGTCAGGAGGCAGCGAGGGGTCTGGACCTCGATCAGGCCTTCTGTGCCATCAACCCCAGAGGGAGAGGGatacagagagacagaggcagagaatcGGGGCAgatatgggagagggagagagacagagaggaaaaataaaaagacagggaGGCAGTCAAGATAAAGCGATAGAGACAGGCGAGAGGGATGGACAGAGCAGGAcagagaagagacacagagataatcAGAGCTGCAGATGTGGaaagagaaagagtgagagaaacagaaagacaaaggaaaaggcaagggttggggagagagagaaaagagtggAGATAGAGGAGAAAAGGCAGCTTCCTGGGGCAGCAGGAGGAGATGCTCCCTCCACCACTGCTGTCCCAGAGGTCCCCTGGGACCAGGGCCCGCCTGTCCATGGTTGGTCAGGGCAGAGCTGTGATGCCCATGGACCCGCCCTGAACAAACCTGTCCATCTCTCTTCCCAGGCTCAAGCTTCCAGAGTCCTCCATATGTCAGCCCTCGCGGGTCTCCACTCTCATCTCCCAGCCTTTCTACAGGCCTTGAGTTTATTACTTACCCATTTGACTTACCAACCTCAGGCCGGCCCAGCCCTTTGTTATGTGGGGTTGTTGGGGGAAGAGGGGTGTGGCCCAAGGGACTGTCTCATAGCCTTTGCATATACTGttccttcctttcctgtttcACTCCTCTTATTCTCCTGGTCTCAGCTCCAaagtcccctcctccaggaagccctccctgaacTTCCCAGCCTGGGTCCAGTGCCCACTCTGGGCTCTTCCAGTTCCTGGGTTCCCTCCTTCCAGCCCTGCTTACTGTAGGTCATTACCGTCTAGGGGCAGGCCTGTCTGGACTGTGAGTTGCACATGGGCAGAGCTGAGGTGGCATAgtcactgctgtgtccccagcacaGGGCTGGGCACCCTGCTGTGGGTGGGCTCACTATGGGAGTCTGAAGGTCTTACAAAGGGTTGGGAGTAGCATAACCCCCAACCCAATGTCCCTAGACCTAGGACACTCACATTTCTCCTGACTTCAGCCTCTACAGATAATGCCACTCTCCTTCTAAGTTCAAACTCATCCCCATTGATCCTGGAAGACAAAAGTAGGATATTAGTGGGTGTTCACCAGACACCTCCATATGCCCCTCCCGCTTCTTTCCTGAAGAGAATCCTCTATCAGGACAAGCTGAGTCATCATTTGAgaggttggtggtggtttagttgctaagttgtatctgactcttgcgaccctgtgaactgtagcctgccaagcttctctgtctgtgggatttcccaggcaagaatactggagtgggttgccatttccttctccaggggatcttcccgacacagagatcgaacccgtgtctcctgctttggcaggtggattctttactgctgagccaccaggaaagcctgttcAAGAGGGTGCTGGCCCTTTAAGCGAATATGGAACTTTCCGCTGGATGGGTGAAGTCTGGAagaagcaaactctgggaggaaaACACGGAGCAGGAAACCTGTGTTTGCATCTCCAACTCCCCTCTTATGCAAATGAAGCATTTCAACACCGTAATCCCCGAGGGAGAGGCATCATCTTGTTCAGAGGCGGGGCCTGGTGCCCTGGGGTGCGGCTTAGTTAAGGGGGCGGGGCCTTACCTGGAGGCCTGCTGGTCACGTGTGACTGAGTTTCGGTGTAGCCCGCCATGGGCGGGCCCTCTGGGCTGAAGGCCGCACCCTGCCCTGTTGAGGGATGCAGGCTGAGCCCCAGGATGCCTGGTCCAGGCTTCGGCACTCCCCTAGAAACACGAGGCCCCCTGTCCCCACCTTCTCTCTGTACCTGTACGGTTGGATTGATCGATCATCGGTTGCACGATGCGACGCCGGGCGTTAATGAACCTGGGAGGGGGTCATGGAAACGGAGGAGGGTGCAAAGAGTGAGTAGAAGAGAGGCCGAAATGAACACTGAGAGGAAGAGAGCGAGTGGGCTAGAGAGGACAGATAACAGGGGCCGCCGGAAGAAGAGAGGCTCTGAGGGGCTGCGGGGCCTCCTTCAGCACCGCGGACAGCGCCCGGCCTCCCACCCCGGGCAGGTCCACGGACCGCCCAAGCCTCCTGTGTCACTCACCAGTTGTTGACTTGCAGGATGGTGAGCCCCGTGTCCTGCGCCAGCTGTTTCTTCTGCTCCTCTGAGGGGTACGGGTGCTGTAGCCACCAGCGAGAGTTACCTGGCTTGCCTGGCTGCCCTTTGATCCCCAAGGCCTGGCCTGCCCAGGTTCCCCAGGGGGATTGGCTAGCCcaggtgggggcagggctgggagagcCTTCATGTCTAAGCTTCTATGCTCCCCGGAGCCCATCGGAGGGAGGCAGAGCCAAGCTTTGGGCAATTACCCTTGcatcacctccccccaccccaccccacaaccTCTTCCAGCAATTAGAGGCTAATTGGCCAACTCTCATTAGGGAGGTGGAGCTGGGGTTGGGTGGGACTCCACCACCCCGGGGAAGGGAGGCAAAGCCCAGCACCGGCCCTTGCTGAGTCCATTAGGTCCTTGTGTATGTCTCTCCCTGTCCCAGTCTCTATCCTTCCTTGtgtctggctggctggctggctctcCCCCTCTGTGACTCAATCTCCCCTTGTGTCTCTCTTGCTCTGATTCAGTGCTCCCTAAATTTCCCCATCTTCATTTCAGCCTCCCCTTGTCTATCTTCCTGTCTGTATTTTACCATCCCTGTCTGAGAGGCAGAGGGGTGCAGTGATTAAGGCCGAACTGCCGGCATTTGAACCCACTTCGGGCGTGAGACCTCGatctcctcatctgcaaaatggagctaATAACATCCCTGCCCTCAGAAGGATATGTTTGGCTGGATGGTGGATGATTGACAGGTGGGTGAATGGGTGGGTGGGTTGGAGGGGAGGACTGAACGAGTCAGGAGTCCTTGGTGGCACCCGGCACACAGGTGGCATCCACGGATGTTTGCTCTTGTCAGTTCCCATCTGCTTGAGAGTTTCTCTCAATTTCCCCCTGCCTCAGCCTCCCATCTCCAGGTCATAGTCTCTAGGCAGTCATCCTGCCCTGTCTCTCTCTTTGCCCATcccctgcccagggccccagcaCTCTCACCGAGAGGTGCTGGAACAACCAGGCTCTCATGATGTTGGTGGCCACCTTGGGGAAGATCCCTCTCTTCTTGTTCCGCCGCCGCTCCTGGTCCAGCTCCTCATCCTCTCCCCCAGAGCTGGGAGAGGCCACACTGGTGTCCAGTCCGTCTCCTGAGTGGGGAGAGGGATGCTGTGCTTGTGGACAGGGAAGTGGGGGGCCAGAGGGACCCAGAACCCTCCTCTGAGGCACCACACCACACCCCAGTGACCCTTGCCCCTCTGGAAGTCCTACCTGCTGCCTAACTGCAATCCGCAGCCTGACCCCTGCCTTTCCCCTCTGCTTCTCAAGTTTCTTACCTTGGTCACTGGAGTTGTCCCCACTCTGAGAGGCCAGGCCCCCGCTGGATGGACCTGGGGTCCCCAAATGTACAGACCCGCTGTCTTCATGGTCTCTAATCCATGTAGTATTCTGGAAAGTAGGAGTTGGAAGTCAGTGTCAAAGCTCGGGATGCAATATACAACAGTGACTAAGACCACAGGCTCTGGAGCTAGGACTCTTGAGTGTGAagcctgtctctgtctctttgctggctgtgtgaccttgggcaagtcactgcacctctctgtgcctcaactggaaaaatggaaaacaataacCGTCCAACCTACCCCCTCCCAGAGTGGTATTCAATGAGTTAATTTACATAAAGGCACATAGCAACTGTTCAGTAAAGATGAGCTTGTACAGATCTCCCGAACCTTATCTGAAATCCTTGGAAACCAGCACTGTTGCAAAATTCTAAACTTTCCACATCTTTCAGCAGTAAAACCAGTGCCCATGCCCATGCCGTGTATTTCCTAACACCCACAGCAGGGAATGGGGCATAACCTCGTCATCAAACTCATTAACATTTCTGCAGCAAAATGGATGAATACTTAACTAAGTGGAATAAATAAAGGCTATAAATAGCCTCTCATTAGTTCAGGTCAGATTTTGCTGCCAAATGAGTTTGCACTAAACTTAAacggggaaaaaaaaccccaccaactttcagttttcagagatttggggggctccaaattacAAATCAGAGAGTCCAgagccatattttctttatccaaacTCCTACAGGTTTTGAGGAATTTGACGATGCATTGAATTCACCTCTGTCCCAGCTTTGTGTCCCAGGCGGCCTACCGACCTGGATAGATACATCAAAAGCATCAAGACTATCGTTCAACTGTTGGGAGGCAGCTTGGGCGAAAATGGGGGTGGAAACAGCCACAGGCAGTTGTTGAGCCCCAGGGTGAGCCCTTCCCCTGCTGAATGTCCTAGACCCTGCTCACTGCGTTGTAATCAGTCCCCCAGCCCTGCAAATAACCCAGAGTGGATGTATCATCTGCCAGGGCTCAGCCTGAAACACTTGGTGGCTTAGAGAAGTTTCCTCTGCGCTCAGAACATCTGTGCGGAATTTAGTGTGTGGGCCTTAGGGATGGGTTGTGTGCAGACGGTAGGATCATCAGGTCAGGAGGCTTTTGAGCATCGTTCCAACTGTCACcctccccttctggctctggATCCATTCGGATGCTGTGGGTGCATGCGTGtaaaggcgcttcagtcgtgtctgactctttgtgactctatggactgcagtccaccaggctcgtctgtccgtgggattctccaggcaagaacgctggtgtgggttgccatgcccgacccaggaatcgaacccgtgtctcttatatctcctgcatgggcaggcgggttctttaccaccagcacatCAGTGCGCCCGATGCTGTCCCGAGTCTGCCATGAGGCATTGTAAGTGTAAACGTGCTTACGTCCCTGCCCATCACGGCAAGGGCGACCCTGGAGAGGAGGCGTCTGTGACGTGGTCGTCACCTGGGCAGAGCTGAGACACACAGCGGTGTTTGAGCATGGTTGCGTCACTCTTGGAACTGGCCAAGTGGCTGTATCTGATGAGGGCAAGGCTACGTTTAGTTTTCTAAGCTGGTGGCTTTAGTTAGAAGGGCCGGGAGTGTGTGTGGTTACCCTGATTCCTGCATGAGCTGCCCGGCGACTCcatgattctgtgtgtgtggagggaggtGTCATGGCCACGGGAGTGTGCTGGTGGCTGAGTGAAGATATGGAATGTGACTGTGCCTCCGAGGGAGCTGCAACGGGTCAGCACGCGCACAGGGTGTGCCACTGAGAGGGTGCGTATTATGGGTTGttgagcttccctcgtggctcagctggtaaagactccagcggcaatgcaggagacatacaagagacgtgggcttgatccctgggtcgagaagagcccctggagaagggaaaggctacacactccagtattcttgcctggagaatcccatggacagaggagcctggtgggctacagtccacagggtcgcaaagagtcggacacgactgaagcgacttagaacgcGCACGCGTGGGCAGAGGCTCACCTGTGACTTCAGTCTGCGCATGCTCAAGTCTACGCAGTTGTGGTGCAGCTATGCGCCTGTATCTGGGGGCGGGTGTCGTGTTGTAGAATTGTGGAGTGTGTTGATAGCGTGACTGCCTTGTGGGCGTGGGCCTCCTTGGGATCTGTATGGCTGTTGTGTGACTATTACCTGGGTGCTCAAGTCTATGAAACTGCTGTCTGATGGCATCCGAGACTGAATGGATCTGGAGCCACGTGGTCACGGACTGGCAAGGTGTGTGCCCACGCCAGCGGAAGTCCGACTGTTAGGGGGCTGGGGTgacatgtgtgtgcctgtgggcAGGCACCGTGGTTGCTCTGGGTCTAAGTGTGACTGCAGCTGAGTTTGCATGGCAGGAGCTGGGGCTGTGTGCGTGGCTATTTTGTGCCTGGGGTCTGTGCaccgcgcgcacgcacacacacacactctaggaCGGCAGCGTCTCGGGCAGGCTGTGAGGTCTACGGCCCTGTTACGCCGCTGGGCTGTGTGTGCTTAAAAGTGCATGCGTGTTATCAACTGGCTGTGAGATGTGGCTGTGTGTGAACCTGTGTGGGTGTCGCCCAGTTCACAGGGGGTACCTGCAGCTGTTGGGGTGTACGTGCGTGCTCCCGTCCAGCTGTACCGCAGTCTGCACAGCTGTGGCACCGTCGGTCGGGCTGTGCCTGGCTGTGCCTGCCTGAGGCTGTGTCACGGTGCGCATGACCCACCCCCGGCTCTCTGGGCCTGCCTTTGGTGGCAGGGCAGTGCCTGCGGCCCCATGCCGAGCCCACCTGGTCTgggaggctggggcaggaggcCGGGTAGTCGTCGAGGTCCTCTCTGCAGCTGCTGTCCCGATCCTCGATGACCAGGTCGATGGGCATCTTCCCCTTGAGGCAGGTGATGTAGCGGTGACAGAAGTTGTCGCACAGGTCGTGGACCTGAGGGGGCACCGGGGTACTGGGGGGGCCACCCgggggccagggctggggtgcgggggtgggggtggccacCTGCTCCAACTCTGGTAGGGAGAGAGCCTGAAGGAGGGGCGGAGGGGGCAAGGAGGGGAGGGAcggggggcaggggaggctgtGCGGGGAAGTGAGAAGCTCTTACCTTCTCCAGCTCCAGCAGGTGGAAGCGGAGCACTTGAATGGCCTGTATCATCTGAAAACAGACagaggaggggggagagggagggaagaagggagggagacagagagaaggaggaagaggcggAGGTGAAAAAAaggcgaggaggaggaggaggaacagagacagagagacagaaaaagtgCATTGGATGACAGAGAGAGAGTACAAAGAGCAAAAACCAGtcgacagaggcagagagaaattGACAACAGAGACGGAGGCCCAGGAGTAAGGAAAAGGCAGTGTGCGGTTGAgatcagaaataaagaaatgaagcaaGAGGTGCCAGAGGCAGAAGAGGACTCATCACAAGAGGCGTGAGCTAAGGTCAGCTCTAATAGAAACACCCCATCCTTTGCCTGCGTGGCCTCTGATCTAGGTCCCACCCTTCACctgaaaactacatttcccagagtccTTTGCCAAAGGGTTCAGCCAATAGAAAGCCCCGGTGGGAGCTGGACCAGGAAAGGAAGGTACAAGCTGGGGTATTTATCCCTCTctgcttctcctctcctctcttctctttccctcccttctctctcctctcctctctcctttgcaGCCAAGTGGTTTCATTTATTTAGGTGTGGACTCTGTTCTGCTGACTGATAGAACTAGCTAACTTAATGAGTCCCCAATCTATGCCAGGCATTGACTCAGCATATACccagaatggggcttcccaggtggcgctagtggtaaagaaccctcctgccaatgcaggagatgaaaagagaggtgggttcgatctctgggtcaggaagatcccctggaggaggaaatcctacccactccagtattcttgcctggagaatcccatggacagagaggagcctggcagactccagtccataggatcgcaaagagttggacacgactgaagcgacttagcacgcacatactCACAATAGCCTTACATGATAGAAATTATTACTAGctacactttacagatgaggaaaaagggCCCAAGGAGGTAGACCTGCTTGCCCTGGATCTTAGAACTAGTAAGTGTAGTTGAGATTTGAACTGAGGCCATCGAATCCCTGTTCACAAACGCTAAGCTACACTGCACTGCACATGGCAAAAATTATCACTATTTGAGGATGTGGGTCAGGTGGTCTCCTCTCTGCTCCCACAGTCAACCCCAGGGCTACGGAGGGTGGAACAGGAGACCCTCTTGGAGGAGGGGGTGTTGGGGAGGGCCCAGGTCTCACCAGATTGTCCAGCTCTGGGTTGGAGGAGAAGAGGGGCCTCTCGGAGCGGACCTgggggaaagagagaggcaggggagggCACATCCCATCTCCTGCCCACGCCCCCCCGCCACTTCACTGGCTCTCCTGGGACACCGCGGATGGTGCGTGCCCACCTGCTTGGCAAAGGCTGCAATGTCTTCGTTGAAGGAATCAGAGGAGCAGACGTCACCGCCCGGGGGTGTGCCCAGCCCAGTCCCAGCCCCATCACGGGGAGAACACGTGGCCAATTCACATTTCTCAAAGACCAGGGCTAGCAGCGGGAAGAGTGGGTGGCTGGGggaagcaggaggagagagggttCATGAggggtgggcgggggtggggtggggctgggaggtaTGGTGCAACCGGGAGGTGGACAGGAGACCCAGAGGAAAGAGGTGGAGAGACAGACGCAGAAGGAGAGAAACATATCCAGAGAGACAAAGAAACGGGGTGGCGGGGGGCGCATCCCGAGAGCCCTCAGCCTTGTCCCACTCACCCATAGATCTCATCTTTCTCCCTTCTCAGGCCGTCACTGTCCaagcctgggggctggggaggccgGTGGGGGCCATAGGGCCCGGGGGCTCTCGGTGCCGAGGACACTGCCTCCGAGAAGCCAGCCAGGGCTGCGGTGCTGTCCACGATGCCGGGGTAGTGGGGCAGCTCATCTACTGGGGGGGAGGTGAGAGGGGTAGCCCCAGGGAGGTGTCGACACAACAAGAAACCTCCCTACCCTCTCACCCAGGAGATGCCCCCGCCCTGCCCAGCCACCTGCCCTCCTGTCTGCATAGAGCTGTCTGGGTGGGACTGAAGGCTCCATCCTCAAGCTTTCACTCGGACCCAAGGACTGTGAAAAATGTCCCATCAGAGATTCCCGATGTATGGGCAGGAGGGTCCAAGGGAGAGAGACTGACCCAGGTCTCAGATCTGAGGGTCGGGGCATCAGGGATTGGCTAGCTGGTAACTGTCAGCTTCTCCCAGGGTGAGGAGGGGAGAGATAttcagagagaaggggagagaagagagagactgggagggaaatgagagagagagagaaagcttagagggagggagagagacagagacagaaatgtTGGGAGAGGGTAAAAAAATCAGGCAAAGAGAGAAGGAGACAAGAGATAAGGAGAGATGCGGAAACAgagggaggagcagagagggagagggacacagagagaagatgCAGGAGGAACAGGCAGAGGGGGATGGAGACCgagaggcagaggaggggagagaggggagcaggAGCGAGAGATTGATTTTTACTCGTGGACACTGCCTCTCAAAGCAGTGCACTGTTTGTACACAAATGTACGCATACCATCTCCCTGACTTCAATTTCATTTCACAGACCAGTATGCACATCTGAGTGCGTCTTAACAACTTGTCACACTCCACTCCCCAAGtgaacccacacacacacacacacacacacacacacacacacacacacacagagccaaa from the Capra hircus breed San Clemente chromosome 18, ASM170441v1, whole genome shotgun sequence genome contains:
- the MEIS3 gene encoding homeobox protein Meis3; its protein translation is QRWGWGGRAPSLLPHPLASAPRAIWGRCPRLRPPRRPGPGGTRELPPASAHGPEVDELPHYPGIVDSTAALAGFSEAVSSAPRAPGPYGPHRPPQPPGLDSDGLRREKDEIYGHPLFPLLALVFEKCELATCSPRDGAGTGLGTPPGGDVCSSDSFNEDIAAFAKQVRSERPLFSSNPELDNLMIQAIQVLRFHLLELEKVHDLCDNFCHRYITCLKGKMPIDLVIEDRDSSCREDLDDYPASCPSLPDQNTTWIRDHEDSGSVHLGTPGPSSGGLASQSGDNSSDQGDGLDTSVASPSSGGEDEELDQERRRNKKRGIFPKVATNIMRAWLFQHLSHPYPSEEQKKQLAQDTGLTILQVNNWFINARRRIVQPMIDQSNRTGQGAAFSPEGPPMAGYTETQSHVTSRPPGSMGMSLNLEGEWHYL